One part of the Clostridium thermosuccinogenes genome encodes these proteins:
- a CDS encoding PglZ domain-containing protein → MKTPFYKLIQADINEKFKNSNIVIWYDCKNEFLQEFNLYDEQGVNKIAFEGSFIELRYKILLADSELSKKWLIYSNVENRQGFLTEFEFFGDTYIASVKDILERYYRIDFGQFDISTLEERLHILKRLWDIIPENVIRSLSQETLDDIVLTNGFGYVDISKEYTILKYICETDKYDSILEEAKIKDKFFEFLSLEYGINVSDFNSKDKIAKYIAESLFQSELIQKSRNKDIRPFGIELNTNKIMNCVQLLETWANHDIYREKFIEYSKRVSEKYMINVLNEMELDELFAIEYLYGIEEILYKKLEIQIFKDVHDSYLIKESLLEYLSGQYVKEEKKNYQYSDIEKGIDIESLKTQLKDLSVFIDIRRRYYFSKSRIFNKWNILNNIFQLINMLYKFEEEFKTITSNMDNIISLYETNNWWKIDLLYRKVQEDYTLIDDFISRLLNFVNKKYYYQYLKPLNEEISNIIENRHNYEFKTDIQLDFWSKYVSNSNKKTAVIIVDAMRYEMGKEMFSMLNEIENKTIVPLIASIPTVTEFGMASLLPNGNTKLIINEENDTIKIMDGNFNYPLNNKSERIRFFLEISCGNGVVKKLNEIIDIPMNSLKGEFENKDRILIFSNEIDEAGHIEDCSIQMFPGLLNKINSAIKKLVQIDIEKIVVVADHGFILTSGLEEWMKVDIPKDLDNIVKKRRYTISRNRVEGNYISKSAYSVNYNGDLYFNFPRGINVFPVSGGIKFHHGGISLQELLVPVIVIEKKDEKVIEVYNPEVIEQISLVDIGLDIDFTQNKVKDIPISVKEQIKDYIDKSNLNKKEKKVLELFLKASSYTDSEIQEICKEDGIKFVSQSVMAFMQEFISKLNKEGYDWIGFKVVGMSTYEYYLK, encoded by the coding sequence ATGAAAACACCATTTTATAAATTGATACAAGCAGATATAAACGAAAAATTTAAGAACTCAAATATTGTCATATGGTATGATTGTAAGAATGAATTCTTACAGGAATTTAATTTATATGATGAGCAAGGAGTCAATAAAATTGCCTTTGAAGGTAGTTTTATTGAACTCCGCTATAAAATACTATTGGCAGATAGTGAATTATCGAAAAAATGGCTTATATATTCTAATGTAGAGAACCGACAGGGATTTCTAACCGAATTTGAATTTTTTGGAGATACATATATTGCATCAGTAAAAGATATTTTAGAAAGATATTACAGGATAGATTTTGGTCAATTCGACATATCAACACTAGAAGAACGTTTACATATACTTAAAAGACTATGGGATATAATCCCTGAAAATGTTATTAGAAGTTTAAGCCAAGAAACGTTAGATGATATTGTCTTAACTAACGGTTTTGGATATGTTGATATTAGTAAAGAGTATACAATACTTAAATATATTTGTGAAACAGATAAGTATGATTCAATACTTGAAGAAGCAAAAATCAAAGATAAATTTTTTGAGTTTCTTTCTTTGGAATATGGAATTAATGTGTCTGATTTTAATTCTAAAGATAAAATTGCTAAATACATAGCAGAAAGTTTATTTCAAAGTGAGTTAATACAGAAAAGTAGAAATAAAGATATTAGACCTTTTGGAATTGAACTAAATACAAATAAAATAATGAATTGTGTGCAACTTCTTGAAACATGGGCTAATCATGATATCTATAGAGAAAAATTTATTGAATACTCTAAAAGGGTATCAGAAAAATATATGATTAATGTACTTAATGAAATGGAATTGGACGAGTTATTTGCTATTGAATATTTATATGGTATAGAGGAAATTTTATATAAAAAATTAGAGATTCAGATATTTAAAGATGTTCATGATTCTTATTTAATAAAAGAGAGTCTATTGGAGTATTTAAGTGGCCAATATGTAAAGGAAGAGAAAAAAAATTATCAATACAGTGATATCGAAAAAGGTATAGATATAGAATCACTAAAAACGCAATTAAAAGATTTAAGTGTATTTATAGATATTAGAAGAAGATATTATTTTTCAAAATCAAGGATATTTAATAAATGGAATATCCTTAATAATATATTTCAGTTAATAAACATGCTTTATAAGTTTGAAGAAGAGTTTAAGACAATAACTAGTAACATGGATAATATAATTTCCCTTTATGAAACTAATAATTGGTGGAAGATAGACTTATTGTATAGAAAAGTTCAAGAAGATTACACTTTGATTGATGATTTTATTTCACGACTTCTAAATTTTGTGAACAAGAAGTATTATTATCAATATCTAAAACCTTTAAATGAAGAGATATCTAATATTATTGAGAACAGACACAACTATGAGTTTAAAACAGATATACAACTAGACTTTTGGTCCAAATATGTATCGAATTCCAATAAGAAAACAGCAGTAATCATAGTCGATGCAATGAGATATGAAATGGGTAAAGAGATGTTCTCAATGCTTAATGAAATAGAGAATAAAACAATTGTACCGCTTATTGCATCAATACCAACAGTTACAGAATTTGGGATGGCTAGTTTATTACCTAATGGCAATACAAAACTCATCATCAATGAAGAGAATGACACGATTAAAATAATGGATGGAAACTTTAATTATCCATTAAATAATAAATCTGAACGCATAAGGTTTTTCCTAGAAATATCTTGTGGCAACGGAGTAGTTAAAAAATTAAATGAAATTATAGATATTCCAATGAATAGTTTAAAGGGTGAATTTGAAAATAAGGATAGAATATTAATCTTTTCGAATGAAATTGATGAGGCTGGTCACATTGAAGATTGCAGTATCCAAATGTTTCCTGGATTACTCAATAAGATAAATAGTGCAATAAAAAAGTTAGTGCAGATTGATATCGAAAAGATAGTTGTTGTTGCTGACCATGGTTTCATATTAACTTCTGGATTAGAAGAATGGATGAAAGTCGATATTCCAAAAGATCTGGACAATATTGTGAAAAAACGAAGATATACTATTTCAAGAAATAGAGTAGAAGGAAATTATATAAGTAAAAGTGCTTATTCTGTAAACTATAATGGAGATCTTTATTTTAATTTTCCAAGAGGAATAAATGTATTTCCAGTTAGTGGGGGAATTAAATTTCACCATGGAGGAATATCGCTTCAAGAATTGTTAGTACCTGTAATAGTTATAGAGAAAAAAGACGAAAAAGTTATAGAGGTATATAATCCTGAAGTTATAGAACAAATTAGTTTAGTGGATATTGGATTAGATATAGATTTTACGCAAAATAAGGTAAAAGATATTCCTATATCAGTTAAAGAACAAATAAAAGACTATATAGATAAAAGTAATTTAAATAAAAAAGAGAAAAAGGTTTTGGAATTATTCTTAAAAGCATCTTCTTATACAGATTCTGAGATACAAGAAATATGTAAAGAGGACGGTATTAAGTTTGTATCTCAATCAGTAATGGCATTTATGCAGGAGTTCATATCCAAACTTAATAAAGAAGGATATGATTGGATAGGGTTCAAAGTTGTCGGTATGTCAACATATGAGTACTATCTGAAATAG
- the pglX gene encoding BREX-1 system adenine-specific DNA-methyltransferase PglX — protein MNSEQKKAIKSTILECRDILEKDIEQVLINYGIYINKDWVNLRDLKNLTEEQENNRKNIEKAIEKLEKGGFKRDKAVIEYIKEVSYTYLNRLAALRVMEVRGLIDEILVPRVEYGNKSFINSRFYEVAREFCKYETDGGLGYLLNIMFNEISEEIKILFNTEDEYSFITPSSASLLKVIELLCTNIDEDSWRQDEIIGWIYQYFNDKEKDDVFDRLYNKKQKIYVEDIPAATQLFTPDWIVDWIVDNSLGSLWDEIKQGKRENKKVEDIKLLDPCCGSGHFLVKAFDLFYEMYVEEGLYTKEEIPYKILENNLYGIDIDLRAVQLTSLILFIKVKSSLKENGFNTNTKGKLSVNLVCADAILLNGKRLEELKEKHKDNKPILKMIEIIYEEFEDVRLKGSLIQPEKKLFPLFEEYKNRIALRELSKVKKTKKNQTKGQQNLLEETNEITFSEYKSQRNFSKEERELMISLDAIYSEAIRANDISRQLFASEAKKSVKLVDIFMKQYDVVVTNPPYMGKRSMNDKLKNFIDNVYKDSNNDLYSVFIERCISLTRVNGFIGMITQNTFMFITTYKKVRNLILDNTCIRELVHLGPKAFEDISGEKVNTVMFILEKGTSNVNKIGKYIKLDDIKLSSRKMQVLKEAVNKEKDERVFHMSQSDFDLIEGRSFVYWMDSEIRDIFKTYKPLIEYAKPVVGFQSGKDAYFFRYFWEVKEESIGNRWFHCAKGGEFGRYYKSLPEVVLWENNGKELKEFKGSVIRNESFYFKRGISSSLLGGLNYSARILPDNYLFNVTCVNVFPYNYDNFNVLLGILNSSLSVYMLNLINPTLSITPGTLSKLPITIPESDEKKEIENLTLTCIEIQKKLVSIDETSIIFEGPFLNKYKSVNLFEVLINEILEEYLLNEVLDINSIVIDKYIFDLYEVSEKLREKVLSELKRLPCKEEYLCHFKKESANHEHINIELHEKILDYLTKGYSIYDIAFKCNLDIKRLYDYLLSKKVYTNVQLNKKLKDVISYFVGVIFNRWDNFEENTDGILPLDSSIYLEEDIIEKLYRLIILEFGEENADNVIDEVERILGTSIHSYFMGEFFNDHVLRYKKRPIYWHICSPKKTFNCFLYYHKLDNDTLYKVKSIYLKQMIDRYEEDLKYYTNQLIEARTKGDKSKEKDFKNKCSDLETKLEDLYILDKKIMEILPYKPDIDKGVLYNIIPLEPILASPISTKKEREDYYKEVGKQ, from the coding sequence TTGAATTCAGAACAAAAAAAGGCTATTAAGTCTACTATATTAGAGTGCCGGGATATATTAGAAAAAGATATAGAACAGGTTTTAATAAATTATGGTATCTATATAAACAAAGACTGGGTCAATTTAAGGGATTTGAAAAACTTAACTGAGGAACAAGAGAATAATAGAAAGAATATAGAAAAGGCAATTGAAAAACTTGAAAAAGGTGGATTTAAGAGAGATAAAGCAGTTATAGAATATATTAAGGAAGTATCATATACCTATCTAAATCGCCTAGCAGCACTTAGAGTTATGGAGGTAAGAGGACTTATTGATGAGATTTTAGTACCTCGAGTTGAATATGGTAATAAGTCATTTATTAATTCAAGATTCTATGAGGTTGCTAGAGAGTTTTGTAAGTATGAAACGGATGGTGGATTAGGATACCTATTAAATATAATGTTTAATGAGATCAGTGAGGAGATAAAGATCTTATTTAATACAGAGGATGAATATTCTTTTATAACCCCATCAAGTGCAAGTTTATTAAAAGTAATAGAACTTTTATGTACAAATATTGATGAGGATTCATGGAGACAAGATGAAATTATAGGTTGGATTTACCAATATTTTAATGATAAAGAAAAAGATGATGTATTTGATAGACTTTACAATAAAAAGCAAAAAATTTATGTAGAAGACATTCCTGCTGCAACTCAATTATTTACGCCAGACTGGATAGTTGATTGGATTGTAGATAATTCATTAGGTTCATTATGGGATGAAATAAAACAAGGTAAAAGAGAAAATAAAAAAGTAGAAGATATTAAACTATTAGATCCCTGTTGTGGAAGTGGTCATTTTTTAGTAAAGGCTTTTGATTTGTTTTATGAGATGTATGTAGAGGAAGGGTTATATACGAAAGAAGAGATACCTTATAAAATACTTGAAAATAATTTATACGGAATAGATATAGATTTAAGAGCAGTTCAGTTGACAAGTTTAATATTATTTATAAAGGTTAAATCATCCTTAAAAGAAAATGGATTCAATACAAACACTAAGGGCAAACTTTCGGTTAACTTAGTATGTGCTGATGCTATTCTATTAAATGGAAAGAGACTAGAAGAGTTAAAAGAAAAACATAAAGATAATAAGCCTATATTAAAAATGATAGAAATTATTTATGAGGAATTTGAAGATGTTAGACTAAAGGGAAGCCTTATCCAACCAGAGAAGAAGTTATTTCCATTATTTGAAGAATATAAAAATAGGATTGCTTTGAGAGAATTAAGTAAGGTAAAGAAGACTAAGAAAAATCAAACTAAAGGGCAACAAAATCTATTAGAAGAAACAAATGAAATTACTTTTTCAGAATATAAATCTCAAAGAAATTTTTCAAAAGAAGAAAGAGAACTAATGATTAGTTTAGATGCGATTTATAGTGAGGCTATTAGAGCAAATGATATATCAAGGCAGTTGTTTGCTAGTGAAGCAAAAAAATCAGTTAAATTAGTGGATATATTTATGAAACAATATGATGTAGTTGTAACGAATCCACCTTATATGGGGAAAAGAAGTATGAATGATAAATTAAAAAATTTTATTGATAATGTTTATAAAGATTCTAATAATGATTTATATTCCGTATTTATTGAAAGATGTATTTCTTTAACACGTGTGAACGGCTTTATAGGGATGATAACTCAAAACACATTTATGTTTATAACAACATATAAAAAAGTAAGAAATTTGATTTTAGATAATACATGTATTAGAGAGTTAGTACATTTAGGACCAAAGGCATTTGAGGATATTAGTGGAGAAAAGGTTAATACAGTAATGTTTATATTAGAGAAGGGGACTTCTAACGTAAATAAAATAGGTAAATATATAAAACTAGATGATATAAAGTTATCTAGTAGAAAAATGCAAGTTTTAAAAGAGGCAGTCAATAAAGAAAAAGATGAAAGAGTATTTCACATGAGTCAAAGTGATTTTGATTTAATAGAAGGTAGAAGTTTTGTTTATTGGATGGATAGTGAAATTAGGGATATATTTAAGACATATAAGCCATTAATTGAATATGCAAAACCAGTTGTTGGTTTTCAATCAGGGAAAGACGCATACTTTTTTAGATACTTCTGGGAAGTAAAAGAAGAGTCTATTGGAAATAGGTGGTTTCATTGTGCTAAAGGAGGAGAATTTGGGAGGTACTATAAATCACTACCGGAAGTTGTTTTATGGGAAAATAACGGTAAAGAGTTAAAGGAGTTTAAGGGATCAGTTATAAGAAATGAGAGTTTTTATTTTAAAAGAGGTATAAGTTCATCACTTTTAGGTGGTCTAAATTATAGTGCTAGAATTTTACCTGATAACTATTTGTTTAATGTAACCTGTGTTAATGTATTTCCTTATAATTATGATAATTTTAATGTACTGTTAGGAATATTGAATTCAAGTTTATCAGTATATATGTTAAATCTAATTAATCCAACCTTGAGCATTACACCAGGTACTTTATCAAAATTGCCAATCACTATTCCTGAAAGTGACGAAAAGAAGGAAATAGAAAATTTGACTTTAACATGTATAGAAATACAAAAGAAATTAGTATCTATCGATGAGACATCTATTATTTTTGAAGGACCTTTTTTAAATAAATATAAAAGTGTTAATCTATTTGAAGTTTTAATAAATGAAATATTAGAAGAGTATTTATTAAATGAAGTTTTAGATATAAATTCTATTGTTATTGATAAGTATATATTTGATTTATATGAAGTCTCTGAAAAACTAAGAGAAAAGGTATTATCTGAGTTAAAGCGTTTACCGTGCAAAGAAGAATATTTATGTCATTTCAAAAAAGAATCAGCAAACCACGAACATATAAATATAGAATTGCACGAAAAAATATTGGATTATTTAACTAAAGGATACTCAATCTATGATATTGCTTTTAAATGTAACTTGGATATTAAAAGGTTGTATGATTATCTTCTTAGTAAAAAAGTTTATACAAATGTGCAATTAAACAAGAAACTTAAAGATGTTATCTCTTATTTTGTAGGTGTAATTTTTAATAGATGGGATAATTTTGAGGAAAATACAGATGGGATTTTGCCATTAGATAGTTCCATATATTTAGAAGAAGACATTATTGAAAAATTATACAGATTAATAATATTGGAATTTGGTGAAGAAAATGCTGATAATGTTATAGATGAAGTTGAAAGAATCTTAGGGACTTCAATCCATAGTTATTTTATGGGTGAATTTTTCAATGATCATGTATTAAGATATAAAAAACGACCAATATATTGGCATATTTGCAGTCCTAAAAAAACATTTAACTGCTTCTTATATTATCATAAACTAGATAATGATACCTTATACAAAGTTAAGAGTATTTATCTTAAACAGATGATAGATAGATATGAAGAGGACCTAAAGTATTATACTAATCAGTTAATTGAGGCAAGGACTAAAGGTGATAAGAGTAAAGAAAAAGATTTCAAAAATAAATGTAGCGATTTAGAAACAAAGTTAGAAGACTTGTATATTTTAGATAAAAAGATAATGGAGATATTGCCATACAAGCCTGATATAGATAAAGGGGTATTATATAATATAATACCTTTAGAACCTATACTTGCAAGCCCTATATCAACTAAGAAAGAAAGAGAAGACTACTACAAAGAGGTAGGAAAGCAATGA
- the brxC gene encoding BREX system P-loop protein BrxC: protein MLIKDLFRDSIERYINPVIKVQEDDINVAKRELQEYVITDQLREHFKECLDKYLNDKNKVGYWISGWFGSGKSHFLKIFGYLLENHQFDDCTAADIFIRRDETNTLKKYIEKINESYKTTVVMFDILEEAAKLEGKVEPIEQTIYKQWLSKRGFYTGKLWVAEMEKELSDEGKYEEFVQTIEEISNRKWEDIRPTRIGQNYIQRALVKVLPEQIPTESVAKDYIEDLQRGKSISASILADELLKYVEELDKQTGLNNRLFVIVDEIGQYISANPEVIGYLQAIESTFARKGKGKLWIAVSSQNKLEQLTEQYLKTEDEVNKVIDRFEVRIHLTPENLDKVINERVLKKKPEVIKDIDRLYERNKGKLSSILEFKDFKKYMPKLNKEDFINAYPFLPYHIRLIQPIYYNVISNSKVNKKLGGTNRSMIKATQGILIDSNINMKDKNIGELVTLDMFFEQAKEFIDDQIQISIKEAEQLDPNNGELLVKILKVLYLLDNDDKLQKDVDTIAKLLINNVDADFIDTLERVKSSLDILYKHGYVERDAHGNYKFISPEEQSFRQEAISRLKEIGVRDVNKKIKEVIDELFTITRINYKNIRPFDIQITIDDEVRNSRGLVCLNLNSVMQSSDELRKQQHLLKSIGDSRNIYWYAKYDSTIDEDMQQYLIFNKIIDEYRRKWGSDEDKSYFLRKEEQKNLKLYEDIKDKIKKSFINGTYIYQGKEFPIPNKSDLKSIFEDISSLAIPKVYHRFDAVGVKITKEDIQSIFKGNQLSIDLSGLNLIQDTNVNAESAVLKEVLNEIKTLKNKYGQCVGKDLLSVFDNEPYGWASEAVRLFTALLFKNGNIELNYEGKDFLDYNQSGVRDIFENEPNFRKAIFKLAVVVDASTRQKCQDILMSMFNKKSEDTLVELYINTRNVLIDYRNNISAMKEIISSNDLAFKDSIDKLDEIFKTILNSKTQGETINNFVQKASEYEPLLSKYKKLKNFIDNGNLKEYKKMKYFLTNVWIIELDRNDENIETKEKIFAQIMNDLKSESFVDSWPNVRDNFYKLYDPYVKEYIKTHETLYKVYNEKIEEMRKNKSFLNLKSEIAKGYILSVLTDKLCSHSISKFEVPCPNCRTFIRDMKTSIDAVDVYYEKAMNKLYEYLNKQIEEERKESEVEDPQPVIKHISTSSFPKNVLLRNPKSVKGYVKRIEKQLMEEISAGNSIMIE, encoded by the coding sequence ATGTTGATTAAAGATCTATTTAGAGATTCTATAGAAAGATACATAAATCCAGTAATTAAAGTACAGGAAGACGATATTAATGTGGCTAAACGGGAACTACAAGAGTATGTTATTACAGACCAGTTAAGAGAGCATTTTAAGGAATGTCTAGACAAATACCTTAATGATAAAAACAAGGTAGGATATTGGATTTCAGGATGGTTTGGTTCAGGTAAATCACATTTCTTAAAGATTTTTGGTTATCTATTAGAAAACCATCAATTTGATGATTGTACTGCTGCAGATATATTTATCAGAAGAGACGAAACTAATACTTTAAAAAAATATATAGAAAAAATAAATGAGTCTTATAAAACTACAGTAGTAATGTTTGATATTTTAGAAGAAGCAGCAAAACTAGAAGGTAAAGTTGAACCTATAGAACAAACTATTTATAAACAATGGTTAAGTAAAAGAGGATTTTATACAGGAAAACTTTGGGTTGCGGAGATGGAGAAAGAATTATCAGATGAAGGAAAATATGAAGAATTTGTACAAACCATTGAAGAAATAAGTAATAGGAAATGGGAGGATATTAGGCCAACAAGGATAGGCCAAAACTATATTCAAAGAGCATTAGTTAAGGTATTACCAGAACAAATTCCTACTGAATCAGTAGCGAAGGATTATATTGAAGATCTTCAGAGAGGAAAGAGTATTTCTGCGTCAATTTTGGCAGATGAGTTATTGAAGTATGTTGAAGAACTAGATAAACAAACTGGACTAAATAATAGATTGTTTGTAATCGTAGATGAAATAGGGCAGTATATATCAGCAAACCCAGAGGTAATAGGATATTTACAAGCCATAGAAAGTACATTTGCTAGAAAGGGCAAAGGGAAACTTTGGATTGCAGTATCTTCACAGAATAAGTTGGAACAATTAACAGAGCAGTATTTGAAGACTGAGGATGAGGTAAACAAAGTAATCGATAGATTTGAAGTAAGAATACATTTAACTCCAGAAAACTTAGACAAGGTTATAAATGAAAGAGTTTTAAAGAAAAAGCCAGAAGTAATAAAAGATATAGACAGATTATATGAGAGAAATAAGGGAAAGTTATCATCTATTTTAGAATTCAAAGATTTCAAAAAGTATATGCCTAAACTAAATAAAGAAGATTTTATAAATGCTTATCCTTTTCTGCCTTACCATATAAGGTTGATTCAGCCTATTTACTATAATGTTATCTCTAATTCAAAAGTTAACAAAAAACTAGGCGGAACTAATAGAAGCATGATTAAAGCAACTCAAGGTATTCTTATTGACAGTAATATTAATATGAAAGATAAGAATATTGGTGAATTAGTAACTTTAGATATGTTCTTCGAACAAGCAAAAGAATTTATAGACGATCAAATCCAGATAAGCATTAAAGAGGCAGAACAACTGGATCCAAACAATGGAGAATTATTAGTAAAGATTTTAAAAGTGCTTTATTTATTAGACAATGATGATAAATTACAAAAGGACGTAGATACTATTGCAAAATTACTTATTAACAATGTAGATGCTGATTTTATTGACACTTTAGAAAGGGTTAAATCGAGTCTAGATATCTTATATAAGCATGGCTATGTAGAAAGAGATGCACACGGAAACTATAAGTTTATATCACCTGAGGAACAGAGTTTTAGACAAGAAGCCATTTCAAGACTAAAAGAAATTGGTGTTAGAGATGTAAATAAAAAAATAAAAGAAGTAATTGATGAATTATTTACTATAACAAGAATAAATTACAAAAATATTAGACCATTTGATATACAAATAACTATTGATGATGAGGTTAGGAATAGCAGAGGTTTAGTATGCCTTAATTTGAATAGTGTGATGCAATCCTCGGATGAGTTAAGAAAACAGCAGCATCTTTTGAAAAGTATTGGAGATAGCAGAAATATTTATTGGTATGCAAAGTATGACAGCACAATAGACGAAGACATGCAGCAATATTTAATCTTTAATAAAATAATAGATGAATATAGAAGGAAGTGGGGGTCAGACGAAGATAAGAGTTATTTCTTAAGAAAAGAAGAACAAAAAAATTTAAAATTATATGAAGATATAAAAGACAAGATTAAAAAGTCTTTTATAAATGGGACTTATATATATCAAGGAAAGGAATTCCCTATACCAAATAAAAGTGATTTAAAGTCCATATTTGAAGATATTTCTAGTCTAGCAATACCAAAGGTATATCATAGGTTTGATGCGGTAGGAGTCAAGATAACAAAAGAAGATATTCAGAGTATTTTTAAGGGAAATCAATTGTCTATTGACTTAAGTGGATTAAATCTTATACAGGATACCAATGTAAATGCAGAGTCTGCTGTATTAAAAGAAGTTTTAAATGAAATAAAAACACTAAAAAATAAGTATGGACAGTGTGTAGGCAAAGATTTGTTAAGTGTATTTGATAATGAGCCATATGGCTGGGCCTCGGAAGCAGTACGCCTTTTTACAGCGTTATTATTTAAAAATGGGAACATAGAACTTAATTATGAAGGCAAAGATTTTCTTGATTATAATCAATCAGGAGTAAGAGATATATTTGAAAATGAACCTAATTTTAGAAAGGCAATTTTTAAATTGGCAGTAGTAGTTGATGCATCCACTAGGCAAAAATGTCAGGATATTTTGATGAGTATGTTTAACAAGAAATCTGAAGATACACTTGTTGAGTTATATATAAATACAAGAAATGTATTGATAGACTATAGAAATAATATCTCAGCAATGAAAGAAATAATATCTAGCAATGATTTAGCATTTAAAGATTCAATAGATAAGTTAGATGAAATTTTTAAAACCATATTGAATTCAAAGACACAAGGTGAAACCATAAATAACTTTGTACAAAAAGCATCAGAATATGAACCTTTACTATCAAAGTATAAAAAGTTGAAGAATTTTATTGATAATGGAAACTTAAAAGAATATAAGAAAATGAAGTATTTCTTAACTAATGTATGGATAATTGAATTAGACCGTAATGATGAAAATATAGAAACTAAAGAAAAAATATTTGCTCAAATAATGAATGATTTAAAGAGTGAATCATTTGTAGATTCATGGCCTAATGTTAGAGATAATTTTTATAAACTCTACGACCCATATGTAAAAGAATATATAAAAACGCATGAAACTCTGTATAAAGTTTACAATGAGAAAATTGAAGAAATGAGAAAAAATAAGAGTTTCTTAAACCTAAAAAGTGAAATAGCAAAAGGATATATATTAAGTGTATTGACTGATAAACTATGTTCTCATAGTATTTCTAAATTTGAAGTTCCATGTCCTAATTGTAGAACCTTTATTAGGGATATGAAAACAAGTATTGATGCAGTAGATGTTTATTATGAAAAAGCCATGAACAAGTTATATGAATATCTTAATAAACAAATTGAGGAAGAAAGAAAAGAGAGTGAGGTTGAAGATCCACAACCTGTAATTAAGCATATTAGTACAAGCAGTTTTCCTAAAAATGTGCTTCTTAGAAACCCAAAATCTGTAAAAGGTTATGTAAAAAGAATTGAGAAACAATTAATGGAAGAGATTAGTGCTGGGAACAGCATAATGATCGAATAA
- a CDS encoding BREX protein BrxB domain-containing protein produces the protein MLMEKYNKLIELINNDNLAWVRHSGVPFVICPYKKEEHKDVIYIINKLQQEIESYHIELINMEQLIFDFIEEYETIDGVIELERSKEDIDMVEELGEFLLEKVRYYFISKAKEIGPKGRILVTRVGATAVYFNFIRLLSYLEGRVHIPIVFFYPGSYDSFSVTLLDKYKETALRALII, from the coding sequence ATGTTAATGGAGAAATACAATAAATTAATAGAGTTAATTAACAATGATAACCTTGCTTGGGTGAGACATTCGGGAGTTCCTTTTGTCATTTGTCCATATAAAAAAGAAGAACATAAAGATGTTATATATATAATAAACAAATTACAACAGGAAATAGAATCATACCATATAGAATTAATAAATATGGAACAACTTATATTTGACTTTATAGAAGAGTATGAGACCATAGATGGCGTTATCGAATTAGAAAGGTCAAAAGAAGACATTGACATGGTTGAGGAATTAGGTGAGTTTTTATTAGAAAAAGTAAGGTATTACTTTATATCTAAGGCAAAAGAAATAGGTCCTAAAGGAAGAATATTGGTAACTAGGGTAGGAGCAACGGCAGTATATTTTAATTTTATAAGATTACTTTCTTATTTAGAGGGAAGGGTACATATTCCAATAGTTTTCTTTTATCCAGGAAGTTATGACAGTTTTTCAGTAACCTTACTAGACAAATATAAAGAAACAGCCCTTAGGGCTTTAATAATATAG